Genomic DNA from Modestobacter versicolor:
AGGTCATCGAGATCGCCCCGGCGCCGAACCTCGACCCCGAGCTGCGCGAGCGGATGTGCGCCGACGCCGTCCGGTTCGCGCGGCAGATCGGCTACAGCTGCGCCGGCACGGTGGAGTTCCTGGTCGACCGCGAGGGCCGGCACGTCTTCATCGAGATGAACCCGCGCATCCAGGTCGAGCACACGGTGACCGAGGAGGTCACCGACGTCGACCTGGTGCAGAGCCAGCTGCGGATCGCGTCGGGCGAGACGCTGGCCGACCTGGGCCTCACCCAGGACGCCATCGTGCTGCGCGGCGCGGCGCTGCAGACCCGGATCACCACCGAGGACCCGGCCAACGGCTTCCGCCCGGACACCGGCCGGATCACCGCCTACCGCTCGCCCGGCGGCGCCGGGGTGCGGCTGGACGGCGCGGCCACCCTGGGCGCGGAGGTCGGCGCCTACTTCGACTCGATGCTGGTCAAGCTGACCTGCCGCGGCCGCACCTGGGACATCGCGGTGGCCCGGGCCCGGCGCGCGGTCGCCGAGTTCCGCATCCGCGGCGTCTCGACCAACATCCCGTTCCTGCAGGCGGTGCTCGACGACCCGGACTTCCAGGCCGGGCGGGTGACGACGGCGTTCATCGAGGAGCGCCCGGAGCTGCTCACCGCCCGGTCCTCGGCCGACCGCGGCACCAAGATGCTGGCCTACCTGGCCGACGTCACGGTCAACCGGCCGCACGGCGAGCGGCCGCACCTGGTCGACCCGGTGGAGAAGCTGCCCCGGCTGGACATGGCGCTGCACCCGCTCGACGGCTCCCGCGACCGGCTGCGCGAGCTCGGGCCCGAGCGCTTCGCCGCCGACCTGCGCGCGCAGAGGGCCCTCGCCGTCACCGACACCACCTTCCGCGACGCCCACCAGTCGCTGCTGGCCACCCGGGTGCGCACCAAGGACCTGCTGGCCGTCGCCGGGCACGTGGCCCGGGCGACCCCGCAGCTGCTGAGCATCGAGGCCTGGGGCGGGGCGACCTACGACGTCGCGCTGCGCTTCCTGCACGAGGACCCGTGGGAGCGGCTGGCCGCGCTGCGCGAGGCGGTACCGAACATCTGCCTGCAGATGCTGCTCCGCGGCCGGAACACCGTGGGCTACACGCCCTACCCGGAGGAGGTGACCACGGCGTTCGTCGCCGAGGCCGCCCGCACCGGCATCGACGTCTTCCGGGTGTTCGACGCGCTCAACGACGTCAGCCAGATGCGCCCGGCGATCGACGCCGTCCGGGAGACCGGGACCGCCATCGCCGAGGTCGCGCTCTGCTACACCGCCGACCTCTCCGACCCGGCCGAGCGGCTGTACGACCTCGACTACTACCTGCGGCTGGCCGAGCAGATCGTCGAGGCCGGCGCGCACGTGCTGGCGATCAAGGACATGGCCGGGCTGCTCCGCCCGCCGGCGGCCGCCACCCTGGTCACCGCGCTGCGCGAGCGCTTCGACCTGCCGGTGCACCTGCACACCCACGACACCCCCGGCGGCCAGCTGGCCACCCTGATGGCGGCCTGGCAGGCCGGGGTCGACGCCGTGGACGGCGCCAGCGCGGCGCTGGCCGGCACGACGTCGCAGCCGGCGCTGTCGAGCATCGTCGCCGCGACCGACCACACCGAGCGGGCCACCGGGCTGGACCTGCGGGCGGTCAACGACCTGGAGCCCTACTGGGAGGCGGTGCGCCGGGTCTACGCGCCGTTCGAGTCCGGGCTGCCCGCGCCCACCGGCCGGGTCTACACCCACGAGATCCCCGGCGGGCAGCTGTCCAACCTGCGCCAGCAGGCGATCGCGCTGGGGCTGGGGCAGAAGTTCGAGGAGGTCGAGGCGATGTACGCCGCGGCCGACCGGCTGCTGGGCCGGCTGGTCAAGGTCACCCCGTCGTCCAAGGTGGTCGGCGACCTGGCGCTGCAGCTGGTCGGGGCCGGCGTCGCCGTCGCCGACTTCGCCGGGGACCCGGCCCGCTTCGACCTGCCCGACTCCGTCGTCGGCTTCCTGCGCGGCGAGCTGGGCGACCCGCCCGGCGGCTG
This window encodes:
- a CDS encoding pyruvate carboxylase; translation: MFEKVLVANRGEIAVRAFRAAYELGAGTVAVFPHEDRNSVHRLKADESYEIGEPGHPVRAYLDVDEIVRAAQRAGADAVYPGYGFLSENPDLAEACARAGITFVGPSAQVLELTGDKSRAIAAAREAGLPVLQGTAPSDDVDVLLAAAGEIEGPVFVKAVAGGGGRGMRRVTDRDQLRGAIEAAMREAESAFGDATVFLEQAVIEPRHIEVQVLADGEGNVIHLYERDCSVQRRHQKVIEIAPAPNLDPELRERMCADAVRFARQIGYSCAGTVEFLVDREGRHVFIEMNPRIQVEHTVTEEVTDVDLVQSQLRIASGETLADLGLTQDAIVLRGAALQTRITTEDPANGFRPDTGRITAYRSPGGAGVRLDGAATLGAEVGAYFDSMLVKLTCRGRTWDIAVARARRAVAEFRIRGVSTNIPFLQAVLDDPDFQAGRVTTAFIEERPELLTARSSADRGTKMLAYLADVTVNRPHGERPHLVDPVEKLPRLDMALHPLDGSRDRLRELGPERFAADLRAQRALAVTDTTFRDAHQSLLATRVRTKDLLAVAGHVARATPQLLSIEAWGGATYDVALRFLHEDPWERLAALREAVPNICLQMLLRGRNTVGYTPYPEEVTTAFVAEAARTGIDVFRVFDALNDVSQMRPAIDAVRETGTAIAEVALCYTADLSDPAERLYDLDYYLRLAEQIVEAGAHVLAIKDMAGLLRPPAAATLVTALRERFDLPVHLHTHDTPGGQLATLMAAWQAGVDAVDGASAALAGTTSQPALSSIVAATDHTERATGLDLRAVNDLEPYWEAVRRVYAPFESGLPAPTGRVYTHEIPGGQLSNLRQQAIALGLGQKFEEVEAMYAAADRLLGRLVKVTPSSKVVGDLALQLVGAGVAVADFAGDPARFDLPDSVVGFLRGELGDPPGGWPEPFRSRALEGRRAAEPPAELTDEDHDGLAKEPRTTLNRLLFPGPTKEFQAHRDTYGDTSVLPSKEFLYGLRTNTEHSVDLEPGVRLLIGIEAVSDADERGMRTVMCTLNGQLRPVSVRDRSVSADVQPTEKADRSDPDQVAAPFAGVVTLSVAEGDEVAAGAQVGTIEAMKMEASITAPKAGTVKRVAISAVQQVEGGDLLVVLG